One segment of Phaeacidiphilus oryzae TH49 DNA contains the following:
- a CDS encoding substrate-binding domain-containing protein, which produces MRDHQNSQEPVELERLDAAEEPESRGIARRRALAWLGGSAAAAGAAGLLSACTSSGGGGGGGASSSGGGGAGNFPSTPKWKFVFVNHVTTNSFFSPTRTGLADAAALLGLPTPQWTGSESGDVSQMANAMQTAIDSGAHGIAISLTDNNAFVGPTKAAFQKGIPVIAYNATAPNNYPLTYVGQDLYQSGFQMGLRIAESITSGEILVGISQPGGNNVQPRLNGLTAALKQKAPGVKITSINTGAAQAGELNAMTAAYSGHPGAKGLYAVDAGSTASIAQLITTHNLIGKVHAGGFDTLTDTINGVKSGAMDFTIDQSAYLQGFLPVLYLYLYRLSGTLVTPPATDTGLTFVTKANAGIYASANSAFEGGSSKGIINMPSTLPLPPASTVQL; this is translated from the coding sequence ATGAGAGATCATCAGAATTCCCAGGAACCCGTTGAGCTCGAAAGACTCGACGCGGCGGAGGAGCCGGAGAGCAGGGGTATAGCGCGCCGCAGGGCGCTCGCCTGGCTCGGCGGAAGCGCCGCGGCGGCCGGCGCCGCCGGACTCCTCTCGGCATGCACCAGCTCGGGCGGCGGCGGCGGTGGGGGGGCGAGCTCCTCCGGAGGCGGCGGCGCCGGCAACTTCCCGTCCACCCCGAAGTGGAAGTTCGTCTTCGTCAACCACGTCACCACCAACTCCTTCTTCAGCCCGACCCGCACCGGCCTGGCCGACGCGGCGGCACTGCTCGGGCTGCCCACCCCGCAGTGGACCGGTTCGGAGAGCGGTGACGTCTCGCAGATGGCCAACGCCATGCAGACCGCCATCGACAGCGGCGCCCACGGCATCGCCATCTCGCTCACCGACAACAACGCCTTCGTGGGGCCGACCAAGGCGGCCTTCCAGAAGGGCATCCCGGTCATCGCCTACAACGCCACGGCGCCGAACAACTACCCGCTGACCTATGTGGGGCAGGACCTCTACCAGTCCGGCTTCCAGATGGGCCTGCGGATCGCGGAGTCCATCACCTCGGGGGAGATCCTGGTCGGGATCTCGCAGCCGGGCGGCAACAACGTCCAGCCCCGGCTGAACGGTCTCACCGCGGCCCTCAAGCAGAAGGCCCCGGGGGTCAAGATCACCTCGATCAACACCGGCGCCGCGCAGGCCGGCGAGCTGAACGCGATGACGGCGGCGTACTCCGGCCACCCCGGGGCCAAGGGGCTGTACGCGGTGGACGCCGGAAGCACCGCCTCCATCGCCCAGCTGATCACCACCCACAACCTGATCGGCAAGGTGCACGCGGGGGGCTTCGACACCCTCACCGACACCATCAACGGCGTGAAGTCCGGGGCCATGGACTTCACCATCGACCAGTCCGCGTACCTCCAGGGCTTCCTGCCGGTGCTCTACCTCTACCTCTACCGGCTGTCCGGGACACTGGTCACGCCGCCGGCCACCGACACCGGCCTCACCTTCGTGACCAAGGCCAATGCCGGGATCTACGCCAGCGCCAACAGCGCCTTCGAGGGCGGGAGCAGCAAGGGGATCATCAACATGCCGAGTACGCTCCCGCTGCCGCCCGCGTCCACCGTCCAGCTGTGA